From Mastacembelus armatus chromosome 13, fMasArm1.2, whole genome shotgun sequence, one genomic window encodes:
- the fkrp gene encoding ribitol 5-phosphate transferase FKRP, with product MRISFCQGLLTGAIILNLLILYYVSRAQQQMMEKRKDFGRGSRRAAPPASGLGGGLGLFIGTGGESGLVGAEGHGRGPRVTVLLREFENFENYVGDVASSFLHQRPELPFLAVADTPPYPPLVLPEGARLLVLSPSPDQPPQAHRPEFHIQTEFVLLVPDGVELEQPRAIERLIRELEGEGGGPVRLVAAPVLTRSAVQCLHLRVNLREWTATYSPAASGSSGSVCTALQGDAVVLIRTEDLFNLSVPLGRPLFSSLFIQTALRGWKVKLLESPCFSANHRPLFSSAHNQWKADTRIKEASGKLMRSFGLKRILLPDGKEQWYGCSKETPRCFSTVQDDTPDYLYLDRWTPPCCLRALRETTKYVINILESSGVRYWLEGGTLLGAVRHQDIIPWDYDVDLGIYLEDVPNCDHLKNLDSGSLVDANGYVWERAVEGDFYRVQYSEANHLHVDLWPFYPRNGMMTKDTWTEHKQDVEFPEHFVQPLVPMPFAGITAYGPNNHRAFLELKFGEGVIENPQYPNPAKKKLDRSKL from the coding sequence ATGCGTATCAGTTTCTGCCAGGGCCTGTTAACTGGCGCAATCATCCTCAATCTCCTCATTCTATACTATGTGTCCCGAGCCCAGCAGCAGATgatggagaagaggaaagaTTTCGGCAGGGGCTCAAGGAGGGCTGCCCCACCAGCCTCTGGTCTTGGTGGAGGCCTGGGGTTATTTATAGGAACTGGAGGTGAGTCCGGATTGGTCGGAGCAGAGGGACACGGTCGTGGCCCACGTGTGACTGTTCTTCTTCGGGAGTTTGAAAACTTTGAGAATTATGTTGGGGATGTGGCTAGCTCCTTCCTCCACCAGAGACCTGAGCTTCCTTTCCTGGCTGTGGCTGACACACCTCCGTACCCTCCACTAGTTCTTCCAGAGGGAGCTAGGCTTCTTGTGCTTTCCCCCAGCCCAGACCAGCCTCCGCAAGCTCACAGGCCAGAGTTCCACATCCAGACAGAGTTTGTACTGCTGGTGCCTGATGGTGTGGAGCTCGAGCAACCTCGGGCTATTGAGAGACTAATTAGGGAGTTGGAAGGTGAGGGTGGGGGGCCTGTGAGACTAGTAGCTGCACCTGTGCTGACTCGATCCGCTGTGCAGTGTCTCCACCTGCGGGTCAACCTCAGAGAGTGGACAGCCACATACTCTCCTGCGGCATCTGGAAGCAGTGGGAGTGTGTGCACAGCTTTACAAGGAGATGCAGTTGTCCTCATTCGCACTGAGGATCTGTTTAACCTCTCCGTCCCTCTGGGGCGGCCCCTCTTCTCCTCGCTCTTCATACAGACAGCCTTGAGAGGCTGGAAGGTGAAGCTGCTGGAAAGCCCCTGTTTCTCTGCAAATCACCGACCCCTCTTCAGCTCTGCTCACAACCAGTGGAAGGCTGACACACGAATAAAAGAGGCATCTGGGAAGCTCATGAGGAGCTTTGGTCTGAAGCGTATTCTGCTGCCTGATGGGAAGGAACAGTGGTATGGATGCAGTAAAGAAACACCTCGCTGCTTTAGCACTGTGCAGGATGACACTCCTGACTACCTGTATCTGGATCGCTGGACGCCTCCCTGCTGTCTGCGAGCACTCAGGGAAACAACCAAGTATGTTATTAATATCCTAGAAAGCTCAGGTGTGCGCTACTGGCTAGAGGGGGGGACTCTGCTGGGTGCCGTCCGCCATCAGGACATCATCCCATGGGATTACGACGTGGACCTGGGCATTTACCTGGAGGATGTACCCAACTGTGATCACTTGAAGAATCTGGACTCAGGCTCTCTTGTGGATGCTAATGGCTACGTATGGGAGCGTGCGGTGGAAGGAGACTTCTATAGAGTCCAGTACAGCGAGGCTAACCACCTGCATGTTGACCTGTGGCCATTTTATCCACGTAATGGCATGATGACCAAAGACACATGGACAGAGCACAAACAAGATGTGGAGTTCCCAGAGCATTTCGTTCAGCCCCTAGTGCCCATGCCCTTTGCTGGCATCACTGCATACGGCCCCAACAATCACCGAGCATTTCTGGAGCTCAAGTTTGGAGAAGGGGTGATTGAGAACCCCCAGTACCCCAATCCTGCAAAAAAGAAGTTGGATAGAAGTAAACTATGA